A window of Methanolobus sediminis contains these coding sequences:
- the pylD gene encoding 3-methylornithyl-N6-L-lysine dehydrogenase PylD, translating into MALLTPEDLENLSMQLEENDEIAKRVTGLDIRGICEALYGTEPGTEKVGIIPITAGNGVISNFTSSLLFIVRYFGFEGFITEHPDVTGYYEAVSQGADIIMMADDHIFTAHNLRNEKIVSNHVATGVVYADIASRYKEATSKDILVIGLGRVGYAGACHLVNKGFNVYACDPNKEFLQKAVNELGINPYCSDDRKKFSMVFEATPNANTISEGMIEERCLVSTPGIPCGLPPEIGQKYHVDLVMEPLVIGVASMLYSVIQN; encoded by the coding sequence ATGGCACTTTTAACACCGGAAGACCTTGAGAACCTTTCAATGCAACTTGAAGAGAACGATGAGATTGCAAAAAGGGTTACTGGTCTTGATATCAGAGGTATATGCGAAGCATTATACGGTACAGAACCCGGTACTGAGAAAGTAGGAATTATTCCAATCACTGCTGGTAATGGTGTCATCAGTAATTTCACATCTTCACTCCTGTTCATAGTCCGGTATTTCGGCTTTGAAGGTTTCATAACAGAACACCCTGATGTCACAGGCTATTATGAAGCAGTTTCTCAGGGTGCTGATATTATAATGATGGCAGATGACCACATCTTCACCGCCCACAACCTGAGAAATGAAAAGATAGTTAGCAATCATGTTGCAACTGGTGTGGTATATGCTGATATCGCTTCCAGATACAAGGAAGCCACATCAAAAGATATACTTGTAATCGGACTCGGAAGAGTAGGTTATGCAGGTGCCTGCCATCTTGTGAATAAGGGATTCAATGTCTATGCATGCGATCCGAACAAGGAATTCCTGCAGAAGGCTGTGAATGAACTGGGAATCAATCCCTATTGCAGCGATGACAGGAAGAAGTTTTCAATGGTCTTTGAGGCAACACCAAATGCAAACACCATATCCGAAGGTATGATCGAGGAAAGGTGTCTTGTCTCAACCCCTGGAATTCCCTGCGGACTTCCACCTGAAATCGGACAGAAGTATCATGTTGATCTTGTAATGGAGCCTCTTGTAATTGGAGTGGCTTCAATGCTGTATTCTGTGATCCAGAATTAA
- a CDS encoding methylamine methyltransferase corrinoid protein reductive activase, which yields MYVISLDLGTSGFRSQLIDLEKQETVKTVITMGHPLPGGNVMDHLDFAIVTGTDVAHRLMIETVKEILIKFNVEPEKIQRIAVCGNPIQLSLFQNMEIRDLAYAGENKQASLGVKDVKRDARIFPANELFGDIYPMDNCEIIVPPAIKHEIGADALAMMLETDFIHQTEPCLVTDYGTNAEMALKIGERIITASAAAGPAIEGQGIACGMLAGPGAISDVNSEGDWWRLTILDDTMTPIKGPLVDPITGDCIEGCIVRPKGITGTGVISTIALALKEGLIEKLPHLPNGKLILGNNIVISDKDVEEVGKAIGAIRAAHMTLMVESGMKYEDLRYSYMSGATGTYVDADKARHIGSVPGFSKGIVQFGNTSIGLARKIAIDRSKLDEVIDIAKKIQADHLMMATSETFKDIYVCELSTWQHGMPAEMYAQMLEMYGIPVFPQDLEKVDIEKRVSRDIDDVGYLGLDIVKDIGITLEAPVEKCILCQECVEECPEDALEIIEENGARIVNIDSQHCLGTSCRRCVTICPEQTMKHSLLKIKE from the coding sequence ATGTATGTGATTTCCCTTGACCTTGGAACAAGTGGTTTCAGGTCACAGCTTATCGATCTTGAGAAACAGGAAACTGTAAAGACTGTGATCACAATGGGACACCCGCTTCCTGGTGGAAATGTAATGGACCACCTTGATTTCGCTATTGTCACCGGAACGGATGTAGCCCACAGGCTGATGATCGAAACAGTAAAGGAGATACTGATAAAATTCAATGTCGAGCCTGAGAAGATACAGCGCATAGCGGTCTGCGGTAATCCCATACAACTCTCACTTTTCCAGAACATGGAGATAAGAGACCTTGCATACGCAGGTGAGAACAAACAGGCATCTCTTGGAGTCAAGGATGTGAAAAGGGATGCGAGGATATTCCCTGCCAACGAGCTCTTCGGGGATATCTATCCAATGGATAACTGTGAGATAATAGTCCCACCTGCCATCAAGCATGAGATAGGTGCAGATGCCCTTGCAATGATGCTGGAAACTGATTTTATTCACCAGACTGAACCCTGTCTTGTTACTGATTACGGCACCAATGCCGAGATGGCACTCAAAATTGGCGAGAGAATAATAACTGCAAGTGCAGCCGCTGGTCCTGCAATAGAGGGACAGGGAATTGCATGCGGAATGCTTGCAGGTCCGGGAGCTATCAGTGATGTGAATAGCGAAGGTGACTGGTGGCGGCTCACCATACTGGATGATACAATGACTCCCATTAAGGGGCCGCTTGTTGACCCTATTACCGGAGATTGTATCGAAGGGTGTATTGTGAGGCCAAAGGGAATCACAGGCACTGGTGTTATCTCTACAATAGCACTTGCCCTGAAGGAAGGACTTATAGAAAAACTGCCACATCTTCCCAATGGCAAGCTCATACTGGGAAATAATATCGTTATCAGTGATAAGGATGTGGAGGAGGTGGGCAAGGCTATCGGAGCTATCAGAGCCGCACACATGACACTTATGGTGGAATCCGGAATGAAATATGAGGACCTGAGATATTCCTACATGTCCGGAGCAACAGGTACCTATGTGGATGCTGACAAGGCAAGACATATCGGTTCAGTACCCGGTTTCTCAAAAGGTATAGTCCAGTTCGGTAACACCTCCATAGGCCTTGCAAGGAAGATAGCCATTGACAGATCCAAGCTTGATGAGGTCATAGATATTGCAAAGAAGATACAGGCTGACCATCTGATGATGGCCACAAGTGAGACATTCAAGGACATATACGTCTGTGAACTTTCAACATGGCAGCATGGAATGCCTGCCGAGATGTATGCTCAGATGCTGGAAATGTATGGTATTCCTGTATTCCCGCAGGACCTGGAAAAAGTGGATATTGAAAAAAGGGTTTCAAGAGATATCGACGATGTGGGCTATCTAGGTCTTGATATTGTAAAGGATATCGGAATCACACTTGAAGCTCCCGTAGAAAAATGCATACTCTGTCAGGAGTGTGTGGAAGAATGTCCCGAGGATGCACTGGAAATAATTGAGGAAAACGGTGCAAGGATCGTCAATATCGATAGTCAGCATTGTCTTGGTACGAGCTGCAGACGTTGTGTAACGATCTGTCCTGAGCAGACAATGAAACATTCATTGTTGAAGATAAAGGAATAG
- the mfnA gene encoding tyrosine decarboxylase MfnA: protein MNETGLSEEEIRKILNDSKGKDLKYERVLSSMCTYPHKIAIEAHMQFIESNMGDFGLFRGTYNLEKEILSSIGDLLHKTNAVGYMTTGGTESNIQAIRSMRNLFLQSPEYQKSASNGQKCARPNLVVPDSAHFSFDKVSDILDVELRKASLDDELKVSVESVKSLIDENTIGLVAIAGSTEFGQVDPIKTLSDIALEKNIFLHVDAAFGGFVLPFMEKNYEFDFKLPGVTSIAIDPHKMGLSTIPAGVLLFRDSHQLESLKADTPYLTVSTQYTLTGTRSGAAVAATYAVMNYLGKAGYRKTVSRCMELTDYLLDKLAEMDIHPLIKPVMNVVALEVPKCDIVRSRLAKEFNWQVSITQNPHGLRLVIMPHVSFEMIDSFVSDLKKVLDTL from the coding sequence ATGAACGAAACCGGCCTATCTGAAGAGGAAATACGTAAAATCTTAAACGATTCTAAAGGTAAGGACCTGAAATACGAACGTGTGCTGAGTTCCATGTGCACTTATCCGCACAAAATAGCTATTGAAGCCCACATGCAGTTCATAGAATCAAATATGGGTGACTTTGGTCTTTTCAGGGGAACGTACAATCTTGAGAAAGAGATCTTGAGTTCAATTGGAGATTTGCTCCATAAGACCAATGCTGTAGGTTATATGACAACAGGCGGCACCGAGTCAAATATTCAGGCTATTCGTTCAATGAGAAATCTCTTTTTACAGAGTCCAGAGTATCAGAAATCTGCGAGCAACGGTCAAAAATGCGCAAGACCAAATCTTGTGGTACCAGACTCAGCTCATTTTTCATTTGACAAGGTTTCAGATATTCTTGATGTAGAACTCAGAAAAGCAAGTCTTGATGATGAGCTAAAGGTTTCAGTTGAATCAGTAAAGTCATTAATTGATGAGAACACCATTGGCCTCGTTGCAATTGCAGGTTCAACAGAGTTCGGTCAGGTCGACCCTATAAAAACACTTTCGGATATTGCCCTAGAAAAAAATATTTTCCTTCATGTCGATGCAGCATTTGGAGGCTTTGTTCTTCCTTTCATGGAGAAAAATTATGAGTTTGACTTTAAATTACCTGGAGTAACATCCATAGCTATTGATCCTCATAAAATGGGTCTTAGCACAATTCCGGCAGGGGTTCTTCTTTTCCGTGATTCTCATCAGCTTGAAAGTCTTAAAGCTGATACCCCATATCTTACTGTTTCAACACAGTATACATTAACCGGAACCAGAAGCGGGGCTGCAGTTGCAGCAACATATGCTGTTATGAACTATCTTGGAAAAGCAGGTTACAGGAAAACAGTTTCCAGATGTATGGAGCTTACTGATTATCTTCTGGATAAACTTGCAGAGATGGATATTCATCCGCTTATCAAACCAGTTATGAATGTAGTTGCACTGGAAGTTCCAAAATGCGATATTGTTAGAAGCAGGCTGGCGAAGGAATTCAACTGGCAGGTCTCCATAACCCAGAATCCACACGGACTTCGTCTTGTTATCATGCCACATGTCAGTTTTGAAATGATAGACTCTTTTGTTTCTGATCTGAAAAAAGTCCTTGACACTCTTTGA
- a CDS encoding S26 family signal peptidase: MNLKETYHVFKESDNFFVSLARDILTVLLAVLIFATFSQIVFGMWTPMVAVESGSMQPHMNIGDIIFIQNIDRTEIVTYEEGMNNNYTTFQNYGNVILYKPYGQEGVTPIIHRAMYYVEEGEPMWDGGPAAPYAGYITKGDNQVTNKYYDQQGQVSYLMPVKEEWVIGIARYKVPYIGYLRLLLSGL; encoded by the coding sequence ATGAATTTAAAAGAAACCTACCATGTTTTCAAAGAAAGTGACAATTTCTTTGTTTCGCTTGCCCGGGACATCCTGACTGTTCTGTTAGCTGTATTGATATTTGCAACTTTCTCTCAGATCGTTTTCGGTATGTGGACACCTATGGTTGCGGTAGAATCCGGAAGCATGCAACCCCATATGAATATCGGTGATATAATATTCATCCAGAACATCGACAGGACTGAAATAGTTACTTACGAAGAAGGCATGAATAACAACTACACTACCTTCCAAAATTACGGTAATGTAATTCTTTACAAACCCTACGGACAGGAAGGTGTGACACCAATTATTCACAGGGCTATGTATTATGTTGAAGAAGGAGAGCCTATGTGGGACGGTGGGCCTGCCGCGCCTTATGCCGGTTATATTACAAAAGGTGACAACCAGGTAACCAATAAATACTATGACCAGCAGGGACAGGTGAGTTACCTGATGCCTGTTAAGGAAGAATGGGTAATAGGTATTGCACGCTACAAAGTTCCATATATAGGATATTTGAGACTGCTACTTTCCGGTCTCTAA
- the pylS gene encoding pyrrolysine--tRNA(Pyl) ligase gives MERKPLDTLISKNGLWVSRNGHLHGVKKCETSQKYVRIEMDCGEIITVRNSRTSRSARALRNHKFHKPCKRCRLTDDRINEFSKKISRDETEIKIVRSFRLPPEKPAETVNVKPAAAVENNTPATHIHNESRAGVTADSSTYHRSASKHNTSDSSPSKPNSNASANSNTKAKKTSFQPQQPKSKKTEFTPLQKNRILSLLGPGEMISFSKEKRSFAELESTLTLQRKKDIREMYEDSRENNLGKLERIITEFLVDMGFLEVKSPILIPFEYMERMGVGEDKKLSEQIFRVGDNMCLRPMLAPGLYNHLRKFDNVLPDPVRIFEIGPCYRKESDGNSHLEEFTMLNFCQMGSNCTRDELEYLIKELLDFLGIEFEIVADSCMVYGDTIDVMHKDMELSSAVVGPVPMDMDWGVNKPWIGAGFGLERLLKAKHDFKNIKRAARSESYYNGISINL, from the coding sequence ATGGAAAGAAAGCCACTTGATACACTTATTAGCAAAAATGGATTATGGGTGTCACGCAACGGACATCTTCACGGGGTGAAGAAGTGTGAGACATCACAGAAGTATGTAAGAATAGAAATGGATTGCGGAGAGATTATCACTGTACGCAATTCCAGAACAAGCAGGTCCGCAAGGGCCCTGAGGAACCATAAGTTCCACAAACCCTGCAAACGCTGTCGTCTGACAGATGACAGGATTAACGAATTCTCAAAGAAGATCTCAAGGGATGAAACTGAGATCAAGATCGTTCGCTCGTTCAGACTTCCACCTGAAAAGCCTGCCGAGACTGTTAACGTAAAACCCGCAGCAGCTGTTGAAAATAATACACCTGCAACTCACATTCATAATGAATCACGGGCTGGAGTGACTGCCGATAGTTCCACCTACCACAGATCAGCTTCGAAACACAACACAAGCGATTCCAGCCCTTCAAAACCTAATTCTAATGCCAGTGCTAACTCCAACACTAAGGCTAAGAAAACATCTTTCCAGCCACAGCAACCCAAGTCAAAGAAGACTGAGTTCACACCACTGCAAAAGAACAGGATACTCTCACTTTTAGGTCCCGGAGAAATGATTTCATTCTCAAAGGAGAAGAGATCCTTTGCAGAACTTGAATCCACCCTGACCCTCCAGCGTAAGAAGGACATCAGGGAAATGTACGAGGACAGTCGTGAAAATAATCTCGGAAAACTTGAGAGAATAATTACTGAGTTCCTCGTTGACATGGGCTTCCTTGAGGTCAAGTCCCCGATACTCATTCCTTTCGAATACATGGAAAGGATGGGAGTTGGTGAGGACAAGAAACTCTCAGAGCAGATATTCAGGGTCGGAGACAACATGTGTCTGCGTCCAATGCTTGCTCCCGGACTCTACAACCACCTGAGAAAATTCGATAATGTACTTCCTGATCCTGTCAGGATTTTTGAGATCGGTCCCTGCTACCGTAAGGAATCTGACGGAAACAGCCACCTTGAAGAATTTACAATGCTCAATTTCTGCCAGATGGGATCGAACTGTACCAGAGATGAACTTGAGTACCTGATCAAGGAACTCCTGGATTTCCTGGGAATTGAATTCGAGATCGTTGCAGACAGCTGCATGGTCTATGGTGACACCATCGATGTGATGCACAAAGATATGGAACTCTCATCCGCCGTTGTTGGCCCCGTTCCAATGGATATGGACTGGGGAGTAAACAAACCCTGGATAGGAGCCGGTTTTGGTCTTGAAAGACTGCTTAAAGCAAAGCATGATTTCAAGAACATAAAGCGTGCAGCCAGGTCAGAATCATACTACAACGGAATAAGCATCAATCTTTGA
- a CDS encoding DNA-directed DNA polymerase II small subunit yields the protein MNEIDVLTAFIEEGYQISPEAVDLICSHCSPGELVAYVLEHIDLSVLVIDVEHIDLEGFNSSLHVNEETFKLSEELSPEPDSSFDDSYDTYDSYSSYQSTSMYSGFKSNYCNVDSPLSVVSDISDNSTCVGEYMEFVQFFRNRYTRLSDIIRGRITARPIESLKKGKGTNFRGSREAGEVSIIGMISDMKSTSNGHKILEVEDPTGSFSVLIRSADKELYEQASHFVLDEVVGFTGTLTNDGNLMIAQKVTLPDLPAVNPKKTGSFGKAILTSDIHIGSNTFLEEPWDRFIDFLNGDTDNEALLAVSKEIRYLLVAGDLVDGVGIYPGQEEELSIMDVYDQYKKAGEYFHMIPKHIKIIISPGNHDAVRQAEPQPRLPECIRDYFPENVTFVGNPSIVDLDGVKVMLYHGRSIDDLVASVPGVSYTDPTKAMVEMMKFRHLSPIYGSRVSIAPEKRDYFVISNVPDILHCGHVHTVGVEWYKNVLLINSGTWQDQTEFQKRVNVVPTPAQVPVVDLETLKTTILKFNE from the coding sequence ATGAATGAAATTGATGTCCTTACAGCCTTTATTGAAGAAGGCTATCAGATAAGTCCTGAAGCAGTGGACCTTATATGTTCTCATTGTTCCCCCGGGGAACTTGTGGCTTACGTACTTGAGCATATAGATCTTTCAGTGCTTGTTATTGATGTTGAGCACATCGATCTGGAAGGTTTCAATTCTTCCCTTCATGTAAATGAAGAAACCTTTAAGCTATCAGAAGAGCTTTCCCCGGAACCAGACAGTTCATTCGATGATTCGTATGATACATATGATTCATATTCTTCTTACCAGTCAACTTCAATGTATTCAGGTTTTAAGAGTAATTACTGTAATGTAGACAGTCCTCTTTCTGTAGTTTCTGATATTAGCGACAATTCAACATGTGTCGGTGAATACATGGAATTCGTTCAGTTCTTCAGGAACAGGTACACAAGACTCAGCGATATAATCCGTGGAAGAATAACGGCCCGCCCTATTGAGAGCCTGAAAAAAGGTAAAGGAACGAATTTCAGGGGCAGCCGCGAGGCAGGAGAAGTTTCCATTATCGGAATGATATCTGATATGAAAAGCACCAGCAATGGTCATAAGATCCTTGAGGTCGAAGACCCCACAGGTTCATTTTCCGTTCTCATACGCTCGGCTGACAAGGAACTTTATGAGCAGGCCAGTCACTTTGTACTGGACGAGGTTGTGGGATTTACGGGAACTCTCACAAATGACGGCAATCTTATGATAGCTCAGAAAGTCACACTTCCGGACCTTCCTGCAGTGAACCCGAAAAAGACCGGAAGCTTTGGAAAAGCGATTCTTACATCAGATATTCACATAGGAAGTAACACTTTCCTTGAAGAACCCTGGGACAGGTTCATTGATTTTCTAAACGGCGATACCGATAACGAAGCTCTGCTGGCAGTTTCAAAAGAAATACGCTATCTTCTTGTTGCAGGAGACCTTGTAGACGGCGTTGGCATCTATCCCGGCCAGGAAGAGGAACTTTCGATCATGGATGTTTACGACCAGTACAAGAAAGCTGGTGAATATTTCCATATGATCCCAAAACACATCAAGATCATTATTTCTCCTGGAAACCATGATGCAGTACGTCAGGCTGAACCGCAGCCAAGACTGCCCGAATGCATCAGGGATTATTTCCCTGAGAATGTCACTTTTGTAGGTAATCCATCCATTGTTGACCTTGATGGTGTAAAAGTGATGCTCTACCACGGACGTTCCATCGATGACCTGGTGGCTTCAGTTCCGGGTGTATCATACACCGATCCTACAAAGGCAATGGTGGAAATGATGAAGTTCAGGCACCTGTCACCAATCTATGGAAGTCGTGTTTCTATTGCACCTGAAAAAAGGGATTATTTTGTTATCAGTAATGTACCGGACATTCTCCACTGCGGTCACGTTCATACAGTGGGAGTTGAATGGTACAAGAATGTCCTGTTGATAAATTCAGGCACCTGGCAGGACCAGACTGAATTCCAGAAAAGAGTAAATGTTGTCCCGACACCTGCACAGGTGCCGGTGGTGGATCTTGAGACCCTTAAAACAACAATTTTGAAGTTTAACGAATGA
- the pylB gene encoding methylornithine synthase PylB produces MIKDINYWDLDIIAENIINGQKLTDDNLRELLSLTEEEDIEKLQYVARKVKERYFGNRVFLYSFVYFSTHCKNNCAFCYYNRCNEIQRYRLDLEEIRSIARAIKNETIHMVDLTMGEDPYFHNNPEKFVDVVKAVKEETGLPIMISPGVMDDRTLSRLHESGANFLALYQETHDEELYRKLRVGQSFDERNHAREFARTNGYCVEDGILTGVGNDIESTIISLRGMQKGNPDMVRVMTFVPQEGTPLELVTQQSSLAELKIISVLRLMFPDKLIPASLDLEGIDGMVDRLNAGANVVTSIISADSSLEGVVNYDRELEERDRDSKSVIKRLKSMGMEPASQAEFNRILEKQHVTPVRIPVAAL; encoded by the coding sequence ATGATAAAGGATATTAATTACTGGGATCTTGACATTATTGCTGAAAATATAATAAACGGACAGAAGCTCACCGACGACAACCTAAGAGAGCTCCTTTCCCTGACAGAAGAAGAAGACATCGAAAAGCTGCAATACGTTGCAAGAAAAGTGAAGGAACGCTATTTCGGGAACAGGGTATTCCTCTACAGCTTTGTTTACTTCTCAACCCACTGCAAGAACAACTGTGCTTTCTGTTACTACAACAGATGCAACGAAATACAGCGCTATCGCCTTGATCTGGAAGAGATCCGCAGCATAGCAAGAGCCATCAAGAACGAAACCATCCACATGGTAGACCTTACCATGGGAGAGGACCCTTATTTCCATAATAATCCTGAAAAGTTCGTTGATGTTGTAAAAGCAGTAAAGGAAGAAACAGGTCTTCCAATAATGATCTCTCCTGGAGTTATGGATGACAGAACTCTCAGCAGGCTGCATGAAAGCGGTGCTAATTTCCTTGCACTCTATCAGGAAACACATGATGAAGAACTCTACCGGAAACTGAGGGTAGGACAATCCTTTGATGAAAGGAACCATGCCAGGGAATTTGCCAGAACCAACGGTTACTGTGTTGAAGACGGAATCCTCACAGGTGTTGGAAACGATATCGAATCAACCATAATTTCACTTAGAGGAATGCAAAAGGGAAATCCTGACATGGTTCGTGTCATGACCTTTGTTCCACAGGAAGGAACACCTCTTGAACTGGTGACACAGCAGTCCAGCCTTGCGGAGCTGAAGATTATCTCAGTCCTGAGACTGATGTTCCCTGACAAACTCATACCTGCATCCCTTGACCTTGAAGGAATCGATGGCATGGTAGACCGCCTGAATGCAGGTGCAAATGTTGTCACATCTATAATATCCGCAGATTCCTCACTTGAAGGCGTTGTCAACTATGACAGGGAACTTGAGGAAAGGGACAGGGACTCAAAGAGCGTTATCAAGCGCCTGAAAAGCATGGGTATGGAACCTGCAAGCCAGGCTGAGTTTAACAGGATACTCGAAAAGCAGCATGTAACTCCTGTAAGAATCCCGGTGGCCGCACTATGA
- a CDS encoding ORC1-type DNA replication protein, producing the protein MQSKSLDGLFQELLENEPIFKNKEVLRHSYTPDSLVHRDDQINSLASILVSALRGDTPSNILIYGKTGTGKTAVTRHVGIELERKGESLGLSCKVVYLNCEVIDTQYRLLANLTRQFGEDVPMTGWPTDQVFFKFKETIDNERQVVIIILDEIDKLIKKGDDVLYNLSRINTDLENAKVSMIGVSNDLKFTEFLDPRVKSSLGEEEIIFPPYDADQISDILHERAQIAYKPDALDEMVIPLCAAFAAQEHGDARRALDLLRVAGEIAERENKSHVEEQHVKGAQEKIEVDRVIEVVRTLPTQSKLALYSVMLLRNNGYKNVTTGEVYNVYRQLCLQVDMDILTQRRVTDLMSELDMLGIVNAVVVSKGRYGRTKEIVLSVPINSTKKVLFEDYRLKPLEFFKPVLTTQLHL; encoded by the coding sequence ATGCAAAGTAAATCATTAGATGGCCTGTTCCAGGAATTACTGGAAAATGAACCTATTTTTAAAAATAAAGAGGTTTTAAGACATTCATACACTCCTGATTCGCTTGTCCACCGTGACGATCAGATCAATAGCCTTGCGTCTATTCTTGTTTCAGCGCTCAGGGGAGATACACCTTCTAATATTCTTATCTATGGAAAGACCGGCACAGGAAAAACAGCTGTAACAAGACATGTTGGAATTGAACTTGAAAGAAAAGGAGAATCACTTGGTCTTTCTTGTAAAGTTGTCTATCTTAACTGTGAAGTTATTGACACTCAATACAGGCTTCTTGCGAACCTTACCCGCCAGTTCGGTGAAGATGTTCCAATGACCGGATGGCCTACAGACCAGGTTTTTTTTAAATTCAAGGAAACAATCGACAACGAAAGACAGGTTGTCATTATAATTCTGGATGAAATAGACAAACTGATCAAAAAAGGCGATGACGTTCTTTACAACTTATCAAGGATCAACACTGATCTTGAAAATGCAAAGGTCAGTATGATCGGAGTTTCCAACGATCTGAAATTCACAGAATTCCTCGATCCAAGAGTAAAGAGTTCCCTTGGAGAGGAAGAAATAATTTTCCCGCCATATGATGCTGATCAGATTAGCGATATTCTTCATGAAAGAGCTCAGATCGCTTACAAGCCTGATGCCCTTGATGAAATGGTCATTCCTCTCTGCGCTGCTTTTGCAGCTCAGGAACACGGTGATGCAAGACGCGCTCTTGATCTTCTCAGAGTTGCAGGAGAAATTGCGGAAAGGGAAAATAAATCCCATGTCGAGGAACAGCATGTTAAAGGCGCTCAGGAAAAGATTGAAGTCGATCGTGTCATTGAAGTTGTGCGCACCCTTCCTACCCAGTCCAAACTTGCACTCTACAGCGTAATGCTTCTGAGGAACAACGGTTACAAGAACGTCACGACCGGGGAAGTCTACAATGTTTATCGACAGCTATGTCTTCAGGTGGATATGGATATTCTAACACAGCGCAGGGTAACAGATCTTATGTCCGAGCTTGATATGCTTGGTATTGTAAATGCTGTCGTTGTAAGCAAAGGAAGATACGGCAGGACAAAAGAGATTGTATTAAGTGTCCCGATAAACAGTACTAAAAAAGTATTGTTTGAGGATTACAGGCTTAAACCACTTGAGTTCTTCAAACCTGTCCTCACAACACAGTTGCATCTTTAA
- the pylC gene encoding 3-methylornithine--L-lysine ligase PylC: MTSICIIGGKLQGFEFTYLAHKAGMNVVLVDRREKPLIRKVVDSFQCFDVVKEPEKLIELSENVDAIIPVNENLETIEFLRDIKDKLACPVLFDFDAYHISMDKKRSKDYFKSINIPTPADKPTSPPYFVKPPCESSSIGTSIIYDDEGLEGLDPSMLIEEYVEGDVISLEVIGDGTHFSVVKETKIHIDGTYDCHMVTPIDNYPEFRKITYELAKNLNLRGIMDVEAIDSSRGLKVLEIDARFPSQTPTAVYHSTGVNLVEMLMQAFLGEVQETDMVPETNYCIYEHLLLENGELKPVGEHVLSQGDEYVQFHESEGLEIFESKGENKNSVFTLISYGTDREETEKIRQSGMEMIIGHFLNREQEE, translated from the coding sequence ATGACATCAATATGCATAATAGGTGGCAAGCTCCAGGGTTTTGAGTTCACTTATCTTGCACACAAGGCAGGTATGAATGTAGTGCTTGTGGACCGCAGGGAAAAGCCTCTCATACGCAAGGTTGTTGACAGTTTTCAATGCTTTGATGTTGTCAAAGAACCTGAAAAACTGATAGAACTCTCAGAAAATGTGGATGCTATCATCCCTGTGAATGAGAACCTTGAGACAATAGAGTTCCTCAGGGATATAAAGGACAAGCTTGCATGTCCTGTGCTATTTGATTTTGATGCCTATCATATCAGTATGGACAAGAAGCGATCTAAGGACTATTTTAAGTCAATCAATATACCAACTCCTGCGGACAAGCCAACAAGCCCGCCATATTTCGTGAAGCCTCCATGTGAGAGCAGCAGCATCGGGACATCTATAATATATGATGACGAGGGTCTGGAAGGACTTGACCCTTCAATGCTCATCGAGGAATATGTTGAGGGTGATGTGATTTCCCTTGAAGTGATTGGTGATGGAACTCACTTTTCAGTTGTAAAGGAAACGAAGATCCATATCGATGGCACCTACGACTGCCACATGGTTACTCCTATTGATAATTATCCTGAGTTCAGGAAAATAACCTATGAGCTCGCAAAGAACCTCAATCTCCGGGGAATAATGGACGTTGAAGCAATAGACAGCTCCAGGGGACTCAAGGTACTGGAAATAGATGCAAGGTTCCCAAGCCAGACTCCCACAGCTGTTTATCATTCTACCGGGGTCAATCTTGTGGAGATGCTCATGCAGGCATTTCTTGGAGAAGTTCAGGAAACTGACATGGTTCCTGAAACTAACTATTGCATTTACGAGCACCTTTTACTTGAAAATGGAGAACTGAAACCTGTTGGAGAGCATGTGCTCTCACAGGGAGACGAATATGTGCAGTTCCATGAATCAGAAGGACTTGAGATATTCGAATCCAAGGGAGAGAACAAGAACAGTGTTTTCACCCTGATAAGCTACGGAACTGACAGGGAAGAGACTGAAAAAATAAGACAGAGCGGAATGGAAATGATCATCGGTCATTTCCTGAACAGAGAACAGGAGGAATAA